The Papaver somniferum cultivar HN1 chromosome 3, ASM357369v1, whole genome shotgun sequence genome includes a region encoding these proteins:
- the LOC113355537 gene encoding PHD finger protein ALFIN-LIKE 7-like, whose translation MEGGASSSSGFPFPRTIEEVFKDFKGRRQALLKALTSDVDEFYAQCDPEKENLCLFGHRNETWQVNMPVEEVPPEIPEPALGINFARDGMQSKDWISLVAVHSDAWLMAVAFYFGARFGFDKNDRKKLFKMINDLPSLFEVVTEIAKRQASEKTTATPHGSNRNKPSGIMQQRQPEPQTKGLLKMPPPQEEQEEEEEDSGGEAGEDDEQGATCGACGDSYASDEFWICCDVCEKWFHGECVKITPAKAESIKHYKCPACSSNKRLKHG comes from the exons ATGGAAGGAggagcatcatcatcatcagggtTTCCGTTTCCAAGAACTATTGAGGAGGTTTTTAAAGACTTTAAAGGAAGGCGTCAAGCCTTACTCAAAGCTCTTACATCTG ATGTTGATGAATTTTATGCCCAGTGTGATCCTGAGAAGGAGAATTTGTGTTTATTTGGGCATAGGAATGAGACATGGCAAGTGAATATGCCAGTTGAAGAAGTACCTCCTGAGATACCAGAGCCAGCATTGGGGATTAATTTTGCTAGAGATGGGATGCAATCCAAGGATTGGATATCATTGGTTGCTGTTCATAGTGATGCTTGGTTAATGGCTGTTGCTTTCTATTTTGGTGCGAGATTCGGGTTTGACAAAAATGATCG GAAGAAGCTCTTCAAGATGATAAATGATCTTCCCTCCTTATTTGAAGTTGTGACTGAAATTGCTAAAAGGCAAGCAAGTGAAAAAACAACAGCCACACCCCATGGTAGCAACAGAAACAAACCAAGTGGGATAATG CAACAGCGTCAACCAGAACCCCAGACAAAGGGGTTGCTGAAAATGCCACCACCAcaagaggaacaagaagaagaggaggaagatagTGGTGGTGAAGCAGGCGAGGATGATGAGCAAGGGGCCACTTGTGGAGCCTGTGGGGATAGCTATGCAAGTGATGAATTCTGGATCTGCTGTGATGTTTGCGAGAAATGGTTTCATGGTGAGTGTGTGAAAATCACACCTGCAAAAGCTGAGAGCATCAAACACTACAAGTGTCCAGCCTGCAGCAGCAACAAGAGGTTAAAACATGGATAG
- the LOC113355539 gene encoding cinnamoyl-CoA reductase 2-like, which translates to MATSTTEEKNQNHSKVVCVTGANGFIGSWLVHSLLNKGYTIHATIFPGTDASHLTTTTTNPSGGEVKIFELDIQNTNDIHNAIKGCEGVIHVASPCTLETPKDPELELLVPAVKGTLNVIEAAAKYKVKRVVLTSSISALVPNPSWSNSIPVDENSWTDLDYCRSRQKWYPISKTQAEKEAWKRAEESGVDLVTILPSTCLGPLLQPSLNASCAVLKQLLEGSKDTQEYHWLGVVHVKDVANAQVLLYETPSASGRYLCTNGIYQFKDFAEVVSKLYPEFPIHRFEEETQPGLVDCKNAAKKLLDLGLKFTPIEDAIRDTVESLQAKGFLDKKERPNPAP; encoded by the exons ATGGCAACTTCCACCACAGAGGAGAAGAATCAGAATCACAGCAAAGTTGTATGTGTAACTGGAGCCAATGGGTTCATTGGATCATGGCTAGTTCATTCATTACTCAACAAAGGTTACACAATCCATGCCACCATCTTCCCTGGCACTGATGCTTCCcacctcaccaccaccaccaccaacccaaGTGGTGGCGAAGTCAAGATATTTGAGTTAGATATTCAAAACACAAATGATATCCATAATGCAATTAAAGGTTGTGAAGGTGTAATCCATGTTGCATCACCTTGTACTCTTGAAACACCTAAAGATCCAGAATTGGAATTGCTAGTCCCAGCAGTGAAAGGTACTCTTAATGTTATTGAAGCTGCTGCTAAGTATAAAGTGAAAAGAGTTGTTCTTACTTCTTCTATATCTGCACTTGTTCCTAACCCATCTTGGTCTAATTCTATTCCCGTTGATGAGAACTCTTGGACTGATCTTGATTACTGCAGATCACGTCAG AAGTGGTATCCAATATCCAAAACACAGGCAGAGAAAGAGGCATGGAAAAGGGCTGAAGAGTCCGGAGTGGACTTGGTGACCATCCTTCCATCCACATGCTTGGGTCCTCTCCTTCAGCCTTCTCTGAATGCCAGTTGTGCAGTGCTAAAGCAGCTGTTAGAGGGGTCTAAGGATACACAGGAGTATCATTGGCTAGGAGTAGTGCATGTGAAGGATGTAGCGAATGCCCAGGTGCTACTCTACGAAACCCCATCAGCTTCTGGGAGGTATCTTTGCACTAATGGCATCTATCAATTTAAGGATTTTGCGGAGGTTGTCTCAAAACTATATCCGGAGTTCCCCATTCACAG GTTTGAGGAGGAAACCCAACCTGGTTTAGTGGATTGCAAAAATGCTGCAAAGAAGCTGCTAGACCTGGGACTGAAATTTACACCAATTGAAGATGCCATCCGTGATACTGTGGAGAGCCTTCAAGCAAAGGGCTTCCTGGACAAAAAGGAACGACCAAACCCCGCGCCTTAA